In Stenotrophomonas sp. 169, one DNA window encodes the following:
- the guaA gene encoding glutamine-hydrolyzing GMP synthase yields MTNIHTDKILILDFGAQYTQLIARRIRELGVYCEIWAWDHNPADIAGFGAKGIILSGGPESTTLPGAPAAPQEVFDSGLPVFGICYGMQTLAAQLGGETEAADQREFGHAEVNIVAPDSLFAGLSDHPGEARLNVWMSHGDHVSKAPPGFTITATTDRIPVAAMANEEKRWYGVQFHPEVTHTLQGQALLRRFVVDVCGCETLWTAANIIDDQIARVREQVGDDEVILGLSGGVDSSVVAALLHKAIGDKLTCVFVDTGLLRWQEGDQVMAMFAEHMGVKVIRVNAADRYFAKLEGVSDPEAKRKIIGNLFVDIFDEESNKLKNAKWLAQGTIYPDVIESAGSKTGKAHVIKSHHNVGGLPEHMKLGLVEPLRELFKDEVRRLGVELGLPRSMVYRHPFPGPGLGVRILGEVKREYAELLAKADAIFIEELRKADLYDKTSQAFAVFLPVKSVGVVGDARAYEWVIALRAVETIDFMTAHWSHLPYEFLGTVSNRIINELRGVSRVVYDISGKPPATIEWE; encoded by the coding sequence ATGACCAACATCCATACCGACAAGATCCTCATCCTCGATTTCGGCGCGCAGTACACCCAGCTGATCGCCCGTCGCATCCGCGAGCTCGGCGTCTACTGCGAGATCTGGGCGTGGGACCACAACCCGGCCGACATTGCGGGCTTCGGGGCGAAGGGCATCATTCTGTCCGGTGGCCCGGAATCGACCACCCTGCCGGGCGCGCCCGCCGCGCCGCAGGAAGTGTTCGATAGCGGCCTGCCGGTGTTCGGCATCTGCTACGGCATGCAGACCCTGGCCGCGCAGCTGGGCGGTGAAACGGAAGCCGCCGACCAGCGCGAATTCGGCCATGCCGAAGTCAACATCGTGGCGCCGGATTCGCTGTTCGCCGGGCTGAGCGACCACCCGGGCGAGGCACGGCTGAACGTGTGGATGAGCCATGGCGACCACGTCTCCAAGGCACCGCCGGGCTTCACCATCACCGCCACCACCGATCGCATCCCGGTGGCCGCGATGGCCAATGAAGAAAAGCGCTGGTACGGCGTGCAGTTCCACCCGGAAGTGACCCACACCCTGCAGGGCCAGGCGCTGCTGCGCCGCTTCGTGGTGGACGTGTGCGGCTGCGAAACCCTGTGGACCGCCGCCAACATCATCGACGACCAGATCGCCCGCGTGCGGGAACAAGTCGGCGATGACGAAGTGATCCTGGGCCTGTCCGGCGGCGTCGATTCGTCGGTCGTGGCTGCGCTGCTGCACAAAGCGATCGGTGACAAGCTGACCTGCGTGTTCGTCGACACCGGCCTGCTGCGCTGGCAGGAAGGCGACCAGGTGATGGCGATGTTCGCCGAGCACATGGGCGTCAAGGTGATCCGCGTGAACGCGGCCGACCGGTACTTCGCCAAGCTGGAAGGCGTGAGTGATCCGGAAGCCAAGCGCAAGATCATCGGCAACCTGTTCGTGGACATCTTCGACGAAGAGTCCAACAAGCTGAAGAATGCGAAGTGGCTTGCACAGGGCACCATCTACCCGGACGTGATCGAGTCCGCCGGCAGCAAGACCGGCAAGGCGCACGTGATCAAGAGCCACCACAACGTGGGCGGCCTGCCGGAACACATGAAGCTGGGCCTGGTCGAGCCGCTGCGCGAGCTGTTCAAGGACGAAGTGCGTCGCCTCGGCGTCGAACTGGGCCTGCCGCGCAGCATGGTCTACCGCCATCCGTTCCCGGGTCCGGGCCTGGGCGTGCGCATCTTGGGTGAAGTGAAGCGTGAGTACGCCGAGCTGTTGGCCAAGGCCGATGCGATCTTCATCGAAGAGCTGCGCAAGGCCGACCTGTACGACAAGACCAGCCAGGCGTTCGCGGTGTTCCTGCCGGTGAAGTCGGTCGGCGTGGTCGGCGATGCGCGTGCGTATGAGTGGGTGATCGCGCTGCGTGCTGTGGAGACGATTGATTTCATGACGGCGCACTGGTCGCACCTGCCGTATGAGTTTTTGGGGACGGTGAGCAACCGGATCATCAATGAGTTGCGGGGGGTTTCACGGGTGGTTTATGACATCTCGGGGAAGCCGCCGGCGACTATTGAGTGGGAATGA
- the guaB gene encoding IMP dehydrogenase — protein sequence MLRIQAEALTYDDVSLVPAHSIILPKDVSLETRLTRDLRLKLPILSAAMDTVTEARLAIAMAQLGGMGIIHKNLSVEQQAAEVAKVKKFEAGVIRDPITVGPETTIRDVLALTQARNISGVPVVDGGQLVGIVTHRDMRFETELDDPVRHIMTKKDRLITVKEGAASEEVQLLLHRNRIEKILVVNDEFALRGLITVKDIQKNTDYPNAAKDSATRLLVGAAVGVGGDTDRRVEALVAAGVDVLVVDTAHGHSQGVLDRVRWVKKHFPQVQVVGGNICTGEAALALLDCGADAVKVGIGPGSICTTRVVAGVGVPQITAIDLVAEALQDRIPLIADGGIRYSGDIGKALAAGASTIMIGGLLAGTEESPGETELFQGRSYKSYRGMGSLAAMEKGSKDRYFQDASSADKLVPEGIEGRVPYRGPVGGIIHQLMGGLRATMGYVGCGTVEDMRSKPKFVKISGAGQRESHVHDVQITKEPPNYRA from the coding sequence ATGCTGCGCATCCAGGCTGAAGCTCTCACCTACGACGACGTCTCGCTCGTCCCCGCCCACTCGATCATCCTGCCGAAGGATGTCAGCCTGGAAACCCGGCTGACCCGCGACCTGCGGCTGAAGCTCCCGATCCTGTCCGCTGCGATGGATACCGTCACCGAAGCACGCCTGGCCATCGCCATGGCCCAGCTCGGCGGCATGGGCATCATCCACAAGAACCTGAGCGTGGAGCAGCAGGCCGCCGAAGTGGCCAAGGTCAAGAAGTTCGAGGCCGGTGTCATACGCGATCCGATCACCGTCGGGCCGGAAACCACCATCCGCGACGTGCTGGCGCTGACCCAGGCGCGCAACATCTCCGGCGTGCCGGTGGTGGATGGTGGCCAGCTGGTCGGCATCGTCACCCACCGTGACATGCGCTTTGAAACCGAGCTGGACGATCCGGTCCGCCACATCATGACCAAGAAGGATCGCCTGATCACGGTCAAGGAAGGCGCGGCGTCGGAAGAAGTGCAGCTGCTGCTGCATCGCAACCGCATCGAAAAGATCCTGGTGGTCAACGATGAGTTCGCCCTGCGTGGCCTGATCACCGTCAAGGACATCCAGAAGAACACCGATTACCCGAACGCTGCCAAGGACTCCGCGACGCGTCTGCTGGTGGGTGCCGCGGTCGGCGTGGGCGGCGATACCGATCGCCGCGTCGAAGCGCTGGTCGCCGCCGGCGTGGACGTGCTGGTGGTGGACACCGCGCACGGCCACTCGCAGGGCGTGCTGGACCGCGTACGTTGGGTCAAGAAGCACTTCCCGCAGGTGCAGGTGGTCGGTGGCAACATCTGCACCGGCGAAGCCGCACTGGCGTTGCTGGATTGCGGTGCGGATGCGGTCAAGGTCGGCATCGGTCCGGGCTCGATCTGCACCACCCGCGTGGTCGCCGGTGTCGGCGTGCCGCAGATCACCGCCATCGACCTGGTCGCCGAGGCGCTACAGGATCGCATCCCGCTGATCGCCGACGGTGGCATCCGCTACTCCGGTGACATCGGCAAGGCGCTGGCCGCCGGTGCGTCCACCATCATGATCGGTGGCCTGCTGGCCGGTACCGAGGAATCGCCCGGCGAAACCGAGCTGTTCCAGGGCCGTTCGTACAAGAGCTACCGCGGCATGGGCTCGCTTGCGGCGATGGAGAAGGGGTCCAAGGACCGCTACTTCCAGGATGCCTCCAGCGCCGACAAGCTGGTGCCGGAAGGCATCGAAGGCCGCGTGCCGTATCGCGGCCCGGTCGGCGGCATCATCCACCAGCTGATGGGCGGCCTGCGTGCCACCATGGGCTACGTGGGCTGCGGCACGGTCGAAGACATGCGCAGCAAGCCGAAGTTCGTCAAGATCAGCGGCGCCGGCCAACGTGAGAGCCACGTCCACGACGTGCAGATCACCAAGGAACCGCCGAACTACCGCGCCTGA
- the folD gene encoding bifunctional methylenetetrahydrofolate dehydrogenase/methenyltetrahydrofolate cyclohydrolase FolD, with the protein MTLPTDAPSSARILDGRRISEALLDSLKVRVDARVAAGGSRPGLAVVLVGGDPASTVYVRNKRRAAEKVGIEAHDFDLPAGTNESDLLALIDELNADPKIHGILIQLPLPGIPDARRLIQRIDPRKDVDGFHPENVGHLALREFGLRPCTPRGITTLLGHTDQPVRGRNATIVGVSNHVGRPMGLELLIAGCTVTSCHKFTPKDVLEQAVRNADILVVAVGRPGIVPGEWVKPGAVVIDVGINRLDDGRLVGDVGFEAAAQRASWITPVPGGVGPMTVATLMQNTLEAAEAFV; encoded by the coding sequence ATGACCCTGCCGACCGACGCCCCCTCATCCGCCCGCATCCTCGATGGCCGCCGCATCTCCGAGGCGCTGCTCGACAGCCTGAAGGTGCGCGTGGACGCGCGTGTCGCCGCTGGTGGCAGCCGCCCCGGCCTGGCCGTGGTGTTGGTAGGAGGCGATCCGGCGTCGACCGTCTATGTGCGCAACAAGCGCCGTGCGGCGGAGAAGGTGGGCATCGAAGCGCACGACTTCGACCTGCCGGCCGGCACCAACGAATCCGATCTGCTGGCACTGATCGACGAGCTGAACGCCGATCCGAAGATCCACGGCATCCTGATCCAGCTGCCGCTGCCGGGTATCCCCGATGCCCGCCGCCTGATCCAGCGCATTGATCCGCGCAAGGACGTCGACGGCTTCCATCCCGAAAATGTCGGCCACCTGGCCCTGCGCGAATTCGGCCTGCGCCCGTGCACTCCGCGTGGCATCACCACGCTGCTGGGCCACACCGACCAGCCGGTGCGCGGCCGCAACGCGACCATCGTCGGCGTCAGCAACCACGTCGGCCGGCCGATGGGCCTGGAACTGCTGATCGCCGGCTGCACCGTGACCAGCTGCCACAAGTTCACCCCGAAGGACGTGCTGGAGCAGGCCGTGCGCAACGCCGACATCCTGGTGGTCGCGGTTGGTCGCCCGGGCATCGTGCCGGGTGAATGGGTCAAGCCCGGCGCAGTGGTGATCGACGTGGGCATCAATCGGCTGGACGATGGTCGCCTGGTCGGCGATGTCGGCTTCGAGGCCGCTGCGCAGCGCGCCAGCTGGATCACCCCGGTACCCGGTGGGGTAGGGCCGATGACGGTGGCGACGTTGATGCAGAACACCCTGGAAGCGGCCGAAGCGTTCGTCTGA
- a CDS encoding monovalent cation:proton antiporter-2 (CPA2) family protein, protein MAVEAAASSELVKVVALLGAAVVMVPLFRRFGLGSVLGYFTAGLAIGPFGLGWFSDPQAILHTAELGVVMFLFVIGLEMRPSHLWSLRKEIFGLGTAQITVCAIVLTLVAKLFGLPWQVAFIGATGFVLTSTAVVMQLLAERGDIALPPGQKIVSVLLFEDLLIVPLLALVAFMGPSAGSADGEGSRWMSVAIGAGAVIGLVLVGRFLLNPLFRILAAAKAREVMTAAALLVVLGAALLMQLSGLSMAMGAFLAGVLLSESTFRHQIEADIEPFRGILLGLFFLSVGMALDLGVVARNWPLIVGLVLALMAAKAVCIYAVARLLGSSHAQALDRGVVMAQGGEFAFVLFAAAASAGVIDVDINANFTAVVVLSMALTPLVVLAHKRFAAPAVVSMEGVEEAEGLSGSVLLIGFGRFGQVASQSLLARDVDVTIIDNDVEMIHSAERFGFKIYYGDGTRLDVLHASGAASARAIAVCVNDATEADRIVELVSHEFPQAKLLVRSFDREHSLRLIHAGVDFQIRETFESAVVFGQAALMELGADEDDARDIAEQIRERDAERFQLEMAGGDLISGAHMVFGTSLPGVPTPTPFTVPKRQSRTLNADQVPPDA, encoded by the coding sequence ATGGCGGTGGAAGCAGCAGCAAGCAGTGAACTGGTCAAGGTCGTCGCCCTGTTGGGCGCGGCAGTGGTGATGGTGCCCCTGTTCCGACGCTTCGGCCTCGGATCGGTCCTGGGCTACTTCACCGCTGGTCTGGCGATCGGGCCGTTCGGGCTGGGCTGGTTCTCCGATCCGCAAGCCATCCTGCATACCGCCGAACTCGGCGTGGTGATGTTCCTTTTCGTGATCGGGCTGGAAATGCGGCCGTCGCACTTGTGGAGCCTGCGCAAGGAAATCTTTGGCCTGGGTACGGCGCAGATTACCGTCTGCGCCATCGTGCTGACCCTGGTCGCCAAGCTGTTCGGCCTGCCGTGGCAGGTGGCCTTCATCGGTGCGACCGGCTTCGTGCTCACCTCTACCGCGGTGGTGATGCAGTTGCTGGCCGAGCGCGGTGACATCGCGTTGCCGCCGGGGCAGAAGATCGTCTCGGTCCTGCTGTTCGAAGACCTGCTGATTGTGCCGTTGCTGGCGCTGGTCGCGTTCATGGGCCCGTCTGCGGGCAGTGCCGACGGCGAGGGCTCGCGCTGGATGTCGGTGGCTATCGGCGCCGGCGCAGTGATCGGCCTCGTGCTGGTCGGGCGTTTCCTGCTCAATCCGCTGTTCCGCATCCTCGCTGCCGCCAAGGCGCGCGAAGTGATGACCGCCGCGGCGCTGCTGGTGGTGCTGGGCGCGGCACTGCTGATGCAGCTGTCCGGGCTGTCGATGGCGATGGGCGCGTTCCTGGCCGGCGTGCTGCTCAGCGAGTCGACCTTCCGTCACCAGATCGAAGCCGATATCGAGCCCTTCCGCGGCATCCTGTTGGGCTTGTTCTTCCTCAGCGTCGGCATGGCGCTGGACCTGGGCGTGGTGGCGCGCAACTGGCCGCTGATCGTCGGTCTGGTGCTGGCGCTGATGGCGGCCAAGGCCGTCTGCATCTATGCCGTGGCACGACTGCTGGGCAGCAGCCATGCGCAGGCGCTGGACCGTGGCGTGGTGATGGCGCAGGGCGGCGAGTTCGCGTTCGTGCTGTTCGCCGCCGCTGCCAGTGCCGGGGTGATCGACGTGGACATCAACGCCAACTTCACCGCCGTGGTCGTGCTGTCGATGGCGCTGACCCCGCTGGTGGTGCTGGCGCATAAGCGCTTCGCTGCACCTGCCGTGGTCAGCATGGAAGGCGTGGAGGAGGCCGAAGGCCTGTCCGGCAGCGTGCTGCTGATCGGCTTCGGACGCTTCGGCCAGGTGGCCAGCCAGTCACTGCTGGCGCGCGACGTGGACGTGACCATCATCGACAACGACGTGGAGATGATCCACAGCGCCGAACGCTTCGGTTTCAAGATCTATTACGGCGACGGTACCCGTCTGGATGTGCTGCATGCGTCCGGTGCAGCGTCGGCGCGCGCGATTGCGGTGTGCGTCAACGACGCTACCGAAGCGGACCGCATCGTTGAGCTGGTGTCGCACGAGTTCCCGCAGGCCAAGCTGCTGGTGCGTTCGTTCGACCGCGAACACTCACTGCGTCTGATACATGCAGGTGTCGATTTCCAGATCCGCGAAACCTTCGAATCGGCCGTGGTGTTCGGTCAGGCCGCGCTGATGGAACTCGGTGCCGATGAGGACGATGCACGCGATATCGCCGAGCAGATCCGCGAGCGCGACGCAGAGCGCTTCCAGCTGGAAATGGCCGGCGGCGACCTGATTTCCGGTGCGCACATGGTGTTCGGCACCTCGCTGCCCGGCGTGCCGACGCCGACCCCGTTCACCGTGCCGAAGCGTCAGTCGCGCACGCTCAATGCCGATCAGGTGCCGCCGGACGCTTGA
- the moeB gene encoding molybdopterin-synthase adenylyltransferase MoeB, translating to MPIPEITPEIALQRLAHGAALIDVREAHERAGGMAEGARGIANGVLQADPGAHLPRTDQDILLICQTGRRSVDAAQALLAAGYANVASVAGGTVAWRAQGLPLVQPLTSAEDRDFYDRYARHLLLPQVGEAGQRQLQRSRVLVLGAGGLGSPAGFYLAAAGVGQLRFVDDDRVERSNLHRQIVHTEASVGTLKVDSARERMLALNPSLKVEAIAERATSSNIDALMDGVDVVLDGSDNFPLRYLLNDACIKHAKPLVYAAIERFDGQVSVFDAGRQRGVAPCYRCLFPQPPPPEFAPNCSEAGVLGVLPGLAGILQATEVLKLLLGIGEPLTGRLLRFDALAMRFRETRLSPDPQCAVCGPGVEFPGYIDYAAFCAGR from the coding sequence ATGCCTATTCCCGAAATAACCCCGGAAATCGCCCTGCAACGCCTCGCCCACGGCGCGGCGCTGATCGACGTGCGCGAGGCGCACGAGCGTGCCGGCGGCATGGCCGAAGGCGCGCGTGGCATCGCCAACGGCGTGCTGCAGGCCGATCCTGGCGCGCACCTGCCGCGCACCGACCAAGACATCCTGCTGATCTGCCAGACCGGCCGGCGCTCCGTCGATGCGGCGCAGGCACTGCTCGCTGCCGGCTATGCAAACGTCGCCTCGGTGGCCGGCGGCACCGTCGCCTGGCGCGCGCAGGGGCTGCCGCTGGTGCAGCCCCTGACCTCGGCCGAAGACCGCGATTTCTACGATCGGTATGCCCGCCATCTGCTGTTGCCGCAGGTCGGCGAAGCAGGCCAGCGCCAACTGCAACGGTCGCGCGTGCTGGTGCTGGGCGCTGGCGGGCTGGGCTCGCCTGCCGGCTTCTACCTGGCCGCGGCCGGGGTAGGGCAGCTGCGTTTTGTCGACGATGACCGCGTGGAGCGCAGCAACCTGCACCGGCAGATCGTGCACACCGAAGCCAGCGTAGGCACGCTGAAAGTGGACTCGGCCCGCGAGCGCATGCTGGCCCTGAACCCTTCTCTCAAGGTAGAGGCCATCGCCGAGCGTGCTACCTCGTCAAACATCGACGCGCTGATGGACGGGGTGGACGTGGTGCTCGACGGCTCGGACAACTTCCCGCTGCGCTACCTCCTCAACGACGCGTGCATCAAGCACGCCAAGCCGCTTGTGTATGCCGCGATCGAGCGCTTCGACGGCCAGGTGAGCGTGTTTGACGCCGGTCGCCAGCGCGGCGTGGCGCCGTGTTACCGCTGCCTGTTCCCGCAGCCGCCGCCGCCGGAGTTCGCGCCGAACTGTTCCGAGGCGGGCGTGCTCGGCGTCCTGCCCGGGCTGGCCGGTATCCTGCAGGCGACCGAGGTGCTGAAGCTGCTGCTGGGCATCGGCGAGCCGCTGACCGGGCGCCTGCTGCGCTTCGATGCGCTGGCGATGCGCTTCCGCGAAACCCGGCTCAGCCCCGACCCGCAGTGCGCGGTCTGCGGGCCGGGCGTCGAGTTCCCCGGCTATATCGATTACGCCGCTTTCTGCGCGGGCCGCTGA
- the der gene encoding ribosome biogenesis GTPase Der — MLPLVALVGRPNVGKSTIFNALTRTRDALVHDQPGVTRDRNYGVCRLDEDNPFLIVDTGGIAEQEEGLAGATARQARAAAEEADLIVFVVDARDGTSSLDDDILAWLRKQQQPKVLLINKIDGTDEHTVRAEFSRYGFSEMMTVSAAHRQGLDDLLEEIVERLPEEGSAEEMDNDPNRVRIAFVGRPNVGKSTLVNRILGEERMIASEVPGTTRDSISVDLEREGREYRLIDTAGLRRRGRVDEAVEKFSVVKTMQAIEQCQVAVLMLDAHEGVTDQDATVLGAVLDAGRALVIAINKWDGLTDYQREQAETQLSLRLGFVPWAESVRISAMHGSGLRELFNAVHRAHASANHQFSTSEVNQALEVAYQANPPPTIRGHVSKLRYVHPGGANPPTFIVHGTRLKELSESYKRYLENFFRKRFKLVGTPVQFIFREGANPYEGKKNPLTERQVKAKRRLMKHVKGR; from the coding sequence ATGCTGCCCCTGGTCGCCCTGGTCGGACGGCCGAATGTCGGCAAGTCCACAATTTTCAACGCGCTCACGCGCACCCGCGACGCGCTGGTCCATGACCAGCCGGGCGTGACCCGTGACCGCAACTACGGTGTATGTCGCCTGGACGAGGACAACCCGTTCCTGATCGTGGACACCGGCGGCATCGCCGAGCAGGAAGAAGGCCTGGCCGGCGCGACCGCGCGCCAGGCACGTGCTGCTGCCGAGGAAGCCGACCTGATCGTGTTTGTCGTGGATGCCCGCGACGGCACCTCGTCGCTGGACGATGACATCCTGGCGTGGCTGCGCAAGCAGCAGCAGCCGAAGGTGCTGCTGATCAACAAGATCGACGGCACCGACGAGCACACCGTGCGCGCGGAATTCTCGCGGTACGGCTTCAGCGAGATGATGACCGTTTCGGCGGCGCATCGTCAGGGTCTGGATGACCTGCTCGAGGAAATCGTCGAGCGCCTGCCGGAAGAAGGCAGCGCCGAAGAGATGGACAACGATCCGAACCGCGTGCGCATCGCCTTCGTCGGTCGCCCCAACGTGGGCAAGTCGACGCTGGTGAACCGCATCCTCGGCGAGGAGCGGATGATCGCCTCTGAAGTGCCGGGCACCACCCGGGATTCCATCTCGGTGGACCTGGAGCGCGAGGGCCGTGAATACCGCCTGATCGACACTGCCGGCCTGCGCCGTCGGGGCCGCGTGGACGAAGCGGTGGAGAAGTTCTCCGTCGTCAAGACCATGCAGGCGATCGAGCAGTGCCAGGTGGCCGTGCTGATGCTGGACGCACACGAAGGCGTGACCGACCAGGACGCCACCGTGCTCGGCGCGGTGCTGGATGCTGGCCGTGCGTTGGTGATTGCGATCAACAAATGGGACGGACTGACCGACTACCAGCGCGAGCAGGCGGAGACCCAGTTGTCGCTGCGCCTGGGCTTCGTGCCGTGGGCCGAGTCGGTGCGTATTTCGGCGATGCACGGCTCCGGCCTGCGTGAACTGTTCAATGCAGTGCACCGTGCGCATGCGTCGGCGAACCATCAGTTCAGCACCAGCGAAGTGAACCAGGCGCTGGAAGTGGCCTACCAGGCCAATCCGCCGCCGACCATTCGTGGTCACGTGTCCAAGCTGCGCTACGTGCATCCGGGCGGCGCCAATCCGCCGACCTTCATCGTGCACGGCACGCGACTGAAAGAGCTGTCCGAGTCGTACAAGCGCTACCTGGAGAACTTCTTCCGCAAGCGCTTCAAGCTGGTCGGCACGCCGGTGCAGTTCATCTTCCGCGAGGGAGCGAACCCGTACGAAGGCAAGAAGAACCCGCTGACCGAACGCCAGGTCAAGGCCAAGCGTCGCCTGATGAAGCACGTCAAGGGTCGCTGA
- the bamB gene encoding outer membrane protein assembly factor BamB — MGQMVILKRVATVAMLGMALSGCSTVKGWFAGKDAAAKKLQEPAELVKFDATVKIDKLWTVNLGKGEERIGVRQGPVVADGRVYGAAITGGVHAIDLQTGKKIWTYEPAKEKKKPKLRLSGGPGVGEGLVAIGTLDGQVIALDANDGTEKWRAKVPGEVISAPAIGQGMVYVRSNDGRITAFDVSNGTQRWFNPRELPALTVRGNAPIVPGPGVLFVGNDDGSISAMASTDGRTLWDQVVGNPEGRTELDRMADVDGAPVLEGATLYASSFKNQTMAIEGPTGRPLWARDHGGAGGVAVSTSYVIVTDNQGGVFGLDKQSGAASWSQTGLARRQLTGPALQGDYVVVGDLDGYVHWLQQSDGAMAARAKTGGTVKAQPIVADGVLLVQNVEGKLTAYRLAN; from the coding sequence ATGGGTCAGATGGTCATCCTCAAGCGGGTTGCCACGGTTGCGATGCTCGGCATGGCACTGTCCGGCTGCAGCACGGTAAAGGGCTGGTTCGCCGGCAAGGACGCAGCGGCGAAGAAACTGCAGGAACCGGCCGAACTGGTGAAGTTCGATGCCACGGTGAAGATCGACAAGCTGTGGACGGTCAACCTGGGCAAGGGCGAAGAGCGCATCGGCGTCCGCCAGGGTCCGGTCGTGGCCGATGGTCGCGTCTACGGCGCGGCGATCACCGGTGGCGTGCACGCCATCGACCTGCAGACCGGCAAGAAGATCTGGACGTACGAGCCGGCCAAGGAAAAGAAGAAGCCGAAGCTGCGCCTGTCCGGTGGACCGGGCGTGGGCGAAGGCCTGGTGGCCATCGGTACGCTGGACGGCCAGGTGATCGCGCTCGATGCCAACGACGGCACCGAGAAGTGGCGCGCCAAGGTGCCCGGCGAAGTGATTTCCGCTCCGGCCATCGGCCAGGGCATGGTGTACGTACGCAGCAATGACGGCCGCATCACCGCGTTCGATGTGTCCAACGGCACCCAGCGCTGGTTCAACCCGCGCGAACTGCCGGCGCTGACCGTGCGCGGCAACGCGCCGATCGTGCCGGGTCCGGGCGTGCTGTTTGTCGGTAACGATGACGGCAGCATCTCCGCGATGGCGTCCACCGATGGCCGCACGCTGTGGGACCAGGTGGTGGGCAACCCGGAAGGGCGCACCGAACTGGACCGCATGGCTGACGTGGATGGCGCCCCGGTGCTGGAAGGCGCCACGCTGTATGCCAGCAGCTTCAAGAACCAGACCATGGCCATCGAAGGCCCGACCGGCCGCCCGCTGTGGGCGCGCGATCACGGCGGTGCCGGTGGTGTCGCCGTGTCGACGTCCTACGTGATCGTGACTGACAACCAGGGCGGTGTGTTCGGCCTGGACAAGCAGAGCGGTGCGGCCAGCTGGTCGCAGACCGGCCTGGCCCGGCGCCAGTTGACCGGCCCTGCGCTGCAGGGCGATTACGTGGTTGTCGGCGATCTCGACGGCTATGTTCACTGGCTGCAACAGTCCGACGGCGCGATGGCCGCCCGGGCAAAGACCGGCGGGACCGTCAAGGCCCAACCGATAGTCGCTGACGGGGTGCTGCTGGTGCAGAACGTCGAAGGCAAGCTGACCGCTTACCGGTTGGCCAATTAA